Part of the Verrucomicrobiota bacterium genome, GTCGGCAGTCTTGCGTTCTATCGCGTCTACGCTGCGGGCTTCGACGAGGACCCTGTCCGGATTGTTGAAGAAAACCAGACAGCCATCGATGCATCCTACCTACGAGTCGAAACCATCGAAGACCGTAAGGAGGACATCGGTAGCGCCTTGGAGAACCTGAATAGTTTCCTTGGCCTAGTCGGCTTCGTGGCCCTGCTTCTCGGCGGGGTTGGCATCGCCGGGGCGGTGCAGGCCTACCTCATTCAGAAAAGGGATACCGTCGCGATCCTACGCTGTCTCGGAAGCTCGTCCCGTCAGGCGGCCGGCGTTTTCTGGTTTCAAATCGCTGCGATCGCTTTGGTGGGTGCCGTTGTCGGGGCAGGTGCCGGCGTTTTATGCCAAGCAGCACTTCCCCGACTCTTGGCACCGCTGCTCCCCTTTCAGCTGGAGTTCTTTGTCAGTTGGACCAGCATTTTCCAAGGAGTCCTTTACGGAGCCGCGACCGCATTTGTTGCAGGCCTTTTTCCGTTGCTGCCGCTTCGCAAAGTGAGTCCTTTGCGCGCCATCCGAGCCGACTTCACGGCGAATAAGAAACAAAAAGACGGCCTCACCCGACTCCTCGGGATCGTCGCCCTTTTCCTCATTTGCGTCTTGGCGAGCACACGAACCGCGATCTGGTGGCACGGTCTCATCTTCGTCGTCGGGCTCGCCGTTGCCCTGCTGATTTTCTGGCTAGTGGCCGCATTACTCAAGTGGGTTTTGAAAAAGGTGGTCAAACCGAGGTCCTTTATCCTTCGTCAGGCGGCCGCAAACTTACACCGCCCGCAGAACCGAACCGTTTATCTCACGGTCAGTCTCGGTATCGGCACATTCCTGATCTACACCCTCACACTCATTCAGACGGGTTTGCTTCAGCAGACTGACATCGCGGAAGAGAGCGATTCACCCAACCTGTTGCTCTTCGATATCCAGCCTGATCAGTTCGAAGAGGTTGAGTCTATCCTCCAGCAAAACGGTCTCGAATTCGCCGCCGCCTCACCCATCGTCACGATGCGGTTGAGTTCCGTCAAAGGGATCAGCGTTACCGCAATCAAGGACGATCCGGACAACGACATAGACGACTGGATCCTCAACCGCGAATGGCGCAGTAGTTATCGCGGCGCACCAGGGGCAGCAGAAGTGGTTTCGGAAGGGAACTATGTCAGCGACTGGACGGGGAAGTCGGAACCCATCCCGATTTCCCTTGAAGACGATATGGCCCGGGATCTCTCGGTCGAGATCGGTGATCGACTGACTTTCGACGTTCAGGGGATTCCCATCGAAGTGGAGATCTCCAGCCTGCGCACGGTCGACTGGACGCAGATGTGGCC contains:
- a CDS encoding FtsX-like permease family protein, with protein sequence MMGGEWKFAARTAWRESRRQRSRLLLCALSIVFGVAALVAVDSFSENIEAELDQEAKTLLGADLQITSRTAFTEETEKILAAIGGDQSREIRFASMAFFPKTERSRLIQVRALGGGFPYYGEFETTPAGVTVAQSEEPIVVLDPLIMAQQGLEVGDTVRLGETEFTISAELVGVPGEAAFAGIFAPRAYIPLSQLESTGLIQVGSLAFYRVYAAGFDEDPVRIVEENQTAIDASYLRVETIEDRKEDIGSALENLNSFLGLVGFVALLLGGVGIAGAVQAYLIQKRDTVAILRCLGSSSRQAAGVFWFQIAAIALVGAVVGAGAGVLCQAALPRLLAPLLPFQLEFFVSWTSIFQGVLYGAATAFVAGLFPLLPLRKVSPLRAIRADFTANKKQKDGLTRLLGIVALFLICVLASTRTAIWWHGLIFVVGLAVALLIFWLVAALLKWVLKKVVKPRSFILRQAAANLHRPQNRTVYLTVSLGIGTFLIYTLTLIQTGLLQQTDIAEESDSPNLLLFDIQPDQFEEVESILQQNGLEFAAASPIVTMRLSSVKGISVTAIKDDPDNDIDDWILNREWRSSYRGAPGAAEVVSEGNYVSDWTGKSEPIPISLEDDMARDLSVEIGDRLTFDVQGIPIEVEISSLRTVDWTQMWPNFFATFPLGVLENAPQWWIAVTRSPDLETTAALQSEIFKGHPNVSVVDLNVVIESLQTILGRINFAVRFMGLFTMATGIIILANAVAASRHQRVAESALLRTLGAVGKQIRTVLALEYALLGLVAGIVGVALALVASSALGIWVFQVDFNLPWLQVAGAILSVVLLSTATGLLCSRGVSTAPPLKVLRGN